In Silene latifolia isolate original U9 population chromosome 3, ASM4854445v1, whole genome shotgun sequence, a single window of DNA contains:
- the LOC141647710 gene encoding soluble inorganic pyrophosphatase 1-like, with product MVPAIESQKEDVKNSNGSKLPRLNERIVSSMTRRSVAAHPWHDLEIGPGAPVVFNCVIEIARGSKVKYELDKKTGLIKVDRILYSSVVYPHNYGFIPRTLCEDNDPIDVLVIMQEPVLPGCFLRAKAIGLMPMIDQGEKDDKIIAVCADDPEYRHYNDIKELPPHRLAEIRRFFEDYKKNENKEVAVDEFLPASAAHQAVQHSMDLYANYIVETLRR from the exons ATGGTTCCTGCAATTGAGTCACAGAAAGAAGATGTTAAGAACTCGAATGGCTCAAAACTTCCACGCCTTAATGAAAGAATTGTATCATCGATGACTCGAAGATCAGTTGCTGCACACCCTTGGCATGACCTTGAGATAG GTCCTGGAGCTCCTGTCGTCTTCAATTGT GTGATTGAGATAGCAAGGGGAAGTAAGGTGAAATACGAACTTGACAAAAAGACCGGTCTAATTAAG GTTGATCGCATCCTCTATTCATCAGTTGTTTATCCCCACAACTATGGATTCATTCCTCGAACTCTGTGTGAAGACAATGACCCCATAGATGTCTTGGTTATCATGCAG GAGCCTGTTCTTCCAGGATGCTTCTTGCGCGCTAAAGCTATAGGATTGATGCCTATGATTGATCAG GGGGAGAAAGATGATAAGATAATTGCTGTTTGTGCTGATGATCCTGAGTACCGACATTACAATGACATCAAGGAGCTACCTCCCCATCGTTTGGCTGAGATTCGCCGTTTCTTTGAAGATT ATAAGAAAAATGAGAACAAGGAAGTTGCTGTTGATGAGTTTCTGCCTGCTTCTGCTGCACATCAAGCAGTCCAGCATTCCAT GGATCTCTATGCGAACTACATTGTCGAGACCCTGAGGCGGTAG
- the LOC141647712 gene encoding uncharacterized protein LOC141647712 isoform X1, translating into MNPSHKECGHECLMCKLEWYNGSSEDEQEDEIEDSAPDSPPPNIVVPDSLDPEDLGTQVMETEFDDGFVWLPTSPENDDRPKSPDIPLADGLGCRSGPPDDRPKSESPCTKYANAYLKRMAAKRAKTPVKKPPAVEYVEDHSPSPSSKRLKAYCDAASLMVPRESLPFCDFSSK; encoded by the exons ATGAATCCTTCACATAAAGAATGCGGTCATGAATGTTTGATGTGTAAGCTTGAATGGTATAATGGTTCATCTGAAGATGAGCAAGAAGATGAGATTGAAGACTCTGCGCCTGATTCACCTCCTCCAAACATCGTTGTTCCTGATTCCTTAGATCCTGAAGATTTAGGGACTCAGGTCATGGAGACGGAGTTCGATGATGGTTTTGTATGGTTACCTACCTCCCCTGAGAACGACGACCGTCCTAAGTCACCTGACATCCCACTTGCTGATGGTTTGGGTTGTAGATCTGGTCCACCTGATGACCGTCCTAAGTCTGAATCGCCGTGCACTAAATATGCGAATGCTTATTTGAAGAGGATGGCTGCTAAACGTGCGAAAACACCTGTGAAAAAACCTCCAGCAGTTGAATATGTGGAGGATCATTCTCCATCACCAAGTTCAAAAAGATTGAAGGCTTATTGCGATG CTGCCTCTTTGATGGTGCCACGAGAAAGCTTACCATTTTGCGACTTTTCGAGCAAGTAA
- the LOC141647712 gene encoding uncharacterized protein LOC141647712 isoform X2, giving the protein MNPSHKECGHECLMCKLEWYNGSSEDEQEDEIEDSAPDSPPPNIVVPDSLDPEDLGTQVMETEFDDGFVWLPTSPENDDRPKSPDIPLADGLGCRSGPPDDRPKSESPCTKYANAYLKRMAAKRAKTPVKKPPAVEYVEDHSPSPSSKRLKAYCDVSIC; this is encoded by the exons ATGAATCCTTCACATAAAGAATGCGGTCATGAATGTTTGATGTGTAAGCTTGAATGGTATAATGGTTCATCTGAAGATGAGCAAGAAGATGAGATTGAAGACTCTGCGCCTGATTCACCTCCTCCAAACATCGTTGTTCCTGATTCCTTAGATCCTGAAGATTTAGGGACTCAGGTCATGGAGACGGAGTTCGATGATGGTTTTGTATGGTTACCTACCTCCCCTGAGAACGACGACCGTCCTAAGTCACCTGACATCCCACTTGCTGATGGTTTGGGTTGTAGATCTGGTCCACCTGATGACCGTCCTAAGTCTGAATCGCCGTGCACTAAATATGCGAATGCTTATTTGAAGAGGATGGCTGCTAAACGTGCGAAAACACCTGTGAAAAAACCTCCAGCAGTTGAATATGTGGAGGATCATTCTCCATCACCAAGTTCAAAAAGATTGAAGGCTTATTGCGATG TCTCCATATGTTAG